One genomic segment of Pseudomonas chlororaphis subsp. aurantiaca includes these proteins:
- a CDS encoding MFS transporter — protein MTAIFHAESPEGRHTWGAVLAMALAAFALVASEFMPVSLLTPIAADLQVSEGQAGQGISISGLFALFTSLLIASVAARVDRKRLLLSLTLLMIVSGTVVAFAPDYLSFMAGRALIGVAIGGFWSLSAATTMRLVPQNQVPRALAIVNGGNALATVIAAPLGSFLGSLIGWRGAFFCVVPVAALAAVWLLVSLPPLKAQPAAGTGNVFSLMKRIPVALGMLAVSLFFMGQFMLFTYLRPFLETVTQVQVSTLSLMLLVIGVSGLAGTFLIEAFLKNALYRTLIIIPLMMAAIAMALVAFGASVSVTSVLLGLWGLVATAAPVAWWTWLTRALPDDAEAGGGLMVAIIQLAITAGATMGGLAFDLSGYQATFELSAAVLVVAAVLAALVARAATRAPFRASNVAA, from the coding sequence ATGACTGCTATCTTCCACGCCGAATCGCCCGAGGGCCGGCACACCTGGGGCGCCGTGCTGGCCATGGCCCTCGCCGCCTTTGCCCTGGTGGCCTCCGAGTTCATGCCGGTCAGCCTGCTGACACCTATCGCCGCGGATCTGCAGGTCAGCGAGGGGCAAGCCGGCCAGGGCATTTCCATCTCCGGCCTGTTTGCCCTGTTCACCAGCCTGCTGATCGCCTCGGTGGCGGCCCGGGTCGATCGCAAGCGGCTGCTGTTGTCCCTGACCCTGTTGATGATCGTCTCCGGAACCGTGGTGGCATTCGCCCCGGACTACCTGAGTTTCATGGCCGGTCGCGCGCTGATCGGCGTGGCGATCGGCGGTTTCTGGTCGCTGTCGGCGGCCACCACTATGCGCCTGGTGCCACAGAACCAGGTACCGCGCGCCCTGGCCATCGTCAACGGCGGCAATGCCCTGGCGACCGTGATCGCCGCGCCCCTGGGCAGCTTCCTCGGCTCCCTGATCGGTTGGCGCGGGGCGTTCTTCTGCGTGGTGCCGGTCGCTGCCCTCGCCGCCGTCTGGCTGCTGGTCAGCCTGCCGCCCCTGAAAGCGCAGCCGGCCGCCGGCACCGGCAATGTCTTCAGCCTGATGAAAAGAATCCCGGTGGCCCTGGGCATGCTGGCGGTCAGCCTGTTTTTCATGGGCCAGTTCATGCTGTTCACCTACCTGCGGCCCTTCCTGGAAACGGTCACCCAGGTCCAGGTATCGACGCTGTCACTGATGCTGCTGGTAATCGGCGTGTCCGGCCTGGCCGGCACCTTCCTGATCGAAGCCTTCCTGAAAAACGCCCTGTATCGCACGCTGATCATTATCCCGCTGATGATGGCGGCGATCGCCATGGCCCTGGTGGCGTTTGGCGCTTCGGTGTCGGTCACCAGCGTCCTGCTGGGCCTCTGGGGATTGGTGGCGACCGCCGCTCCGGTCGCCTGGTGGACCTGGCTGACCCGCGCCCTGCCGGACGATGCGGAAGCCGGTGGCGGCTTGATGGTGGCGATCATCCAGCTGGCGATAACCGCGGGCGCCACGATGGGCGGCCTGGCCTTCGACCTGAGCGGTTATCAGGCGACCTTCGAACTGAGCGCGGCAGTGCTGGTGGTGGCTGCCGTGCTGGCGGCATTGGTGGCCCGCGCCGCCACGCGTGCGCCTTTCCGGGCATCGAACGTGGCGGCGTGA
- a CDS encoding NAD(P)-dependent alcohol dehydrogenase: MLVNAYGAHAGDQPLQPLQITRRAPGAHDVQIDIAFCGICHSDLHQVRAEWQGTQFPCVPGHEIVGRVAAVGAHVHGFRPGDLVGIGCIVDSCKHCADCEDGLENYCDGMIGTYNFPTPDAPGWTLGGYSQQIVVHERYVLRIRHPEEQLAAVAPLLCAGITTYSPLRHWNVGPGKKVGVVGIGGLGHMGIKLAHALGAHVVAFTTSDSKREAALQLGADEVVVSRNAEEMATHAKSFDLILNTVAAPHDLDAFLVLLKRDGTMTLVGAPATPHASPNVFNLIMKRRTLAGSMIGGIAETQEMLDFCAEHGIVADIELVRADQINDAYERMLKGDVKYRFVIDNATLAG; encoded by the coding sequence ATGTTAGTCAACGCCTATGGCGCCCATGCGGGCGACCAACCTCTTCAACCACTGCAGATCACCCGCCGCGCCCCCGGCGCCCATGACGTGCAGATCGACATCGCCTTCTGCGGCATCTGCCACTCGGACCTGCACCAGGTGCGCGCCGAGTGGCAAGGCACGCAATTTCCCTGCGTGCCCGGGCACGAGATCGTCGGCCGGGTCGCGGCGGTCGGCGCCCATGTGCACGGTTTCCGCCCGGGCGACCTGGTCGGCATCGGCTGCATCGTCGACAGCTGCAAGCACTGCGCCGACTGCGAGGACGGCCTGGAGAACTACTGCGACGGCATGATCGGCACCTATAACTTCCCGACCCCGGATGCCCCGGGCTGGACCCTGGGCGGCTACTCGCAACAGATCGTGGTCCACGAGCGCTACGTGCTGCGCATCCGCCACCCCGAGGAACAATTGGCCGCCGTCGCGCCGCTGCTGTGCGCGGGCATCACCACCTATTCGCCGCTGCGCCACTGGAACGTCGGGCCCGGCAAGAAGGTCGGCGTGGTCGGCATCGGTGGCCTGGGCCACATGGGCATCAAGCTGGCCCATGCCCTGGGCGCGCACGTGGTGGCCTTCACCACCTCCGACTCCAAGCGCGAGGCCGCCCTGCAACTGGGCGCCGACGAAGTGGTGGTGTCGCGCAACGCCGAGGAAATGGCCACCCACGCCAAGAGCTTCGACCTGATCCTCAACACCGTCGCCGCGCCCCACGATCTCGACGCGTTCCTGGTACTGCTCAAGCGCGACGGCACCATGACCCTGGTGGGCGCCCCGGCGACGCCCCACGCCTCGCCCAATGTGTTCAACCTGATCATGAAGCGCCGGACCCTCGCCGGCTCGATGATCGGCGGCATTGCCGAGACCCAGGAGATGCTCGACTTCTGCGCCGAGCACGGCATCGTCGCCGACATCGAACTGGTGCGCGCGGACCAGATCAACGACGCCTACGAACGCATGCTCAAGGGCGACGTCAAGTACCGCTTCGTGATCGACAACGCCACCCTCGCGGGCTGA